In Desulfovibrio sp. Fe33, one DNA window encodes the following:
- a CDS encoding AI-2E family transporter, translating to MSEIKGPTPLINGGIYKVFMIILLLFSLYLGFSLVQPFMHTMIFSTVLAVLFTPVFNWVLKLCNGRRTVASALTVAIIIFALLLPMAFLFMALISQGVESLVALNAWIAQGTYKTFLSLEMLDKYVALLHEQLPFLRIDEVQIQAGILQYSREFAQSMLSFGTSLARDGAKLVLHFLLMVFILFYFMRDGTKMVAYIKRLSPLRPKQEDYIIDSLKRVARGVLMGCLLVAVLQGIAGGFGLAVAGIPAFFWGGMMALSSLIPVLGTGLVWVPAVIYLFLSGQWKMAIFLSLWCGLFVVSIDTILRPIFMREASRVSTFYIFIAILGGIYSFGMLGIFYGPLILSFVMVMLQIYLEEYADDLDDHEEAAQ from the coding sequence ATGAGCGAAATCAAAGGACCGACTCCCCTGATCAATGGCGGCATCTATAAGGTGTTCATGATCATTCTCCTGCTGTTTTCCCTGTACCTGGGGTTTTCGCTGGTGCAGCCGTTCATGCACACAATGATATTCTCCACGGTGTTGGCCGTCCTGTTCACTCCGGTTTTCAACTGGGTCCTGAAGCTGTGCAACGGCCGCCGGACCGTGGCCTCGGCCCTGACCGTAGCGATCATCATCTTCGCCCTGCTGTTGCCCATGGCCTTTCTGTTCATGGCCCTCATCAGCCAAGGCGTGGAATCCCTCGTCGCCCTGAACGCCTGGATCGCCCAGGGAACCTACAAGACCTTTCTCAGCCTTGAGATGCTCGACAAATACGTGGCCTTGCTCCATGAGCAGTTGCCGTTCCTGCGTATCGACGAGGTCCAGATTCAGGCGGGGATTCTTCAGTATTCCCGTGAGTTCGCCCAATCCATGCTGTCCTTCGGCACATCGCTGGCCAGGGACGGGGCGAAGCTCGTTCTGCATTTCCTGCTCATGGTCTTCATCCTGTTTTATTTCATGCGCGACGGCACCAAAATGGTCGCCTACATCAAGCGGCTTTCGCCTCTGCGGCCCAAGCAGGAGGACTATATCATCGACAGCCTGAAGCGGGTAGCGCGGGGCGTTCTCATGGGGTGTCTGCTGGTGGCGGTCCTTCAAGGCATCGCCGGCGGCTTCGGGCTGGCCGTGGCCGGCATTCCCGCCTTCTTCTGGGGCGGCATGATGGCCCTGTCCTCACTCATCCCAGTGCTTGGCACCGGCCTGGTCTGGGTGCCCGCCGTGATCTATCTGTTCCTTTCCGGGCAGTGGAAAATGGCCATATTCCTGTCCCTGTGGTGCGGACTTTTCGTGGTCAGCATCGACACCATCCTGCGTCCGATTTTCATGCGCGAGGCGTCGCGCGTTTCGACCTTCTACATCTTCATCGCCATTCTCGGCGGCATTTACTCCTTCGGTATGCTGGGCATCTTCTACGGCCCGCTGATCCTGAGCTTTGTCATGGTCATGTTGCAGATATACTTGGAGGAATACGCCGACGACCTGGATGACCACGAAGAGGCTGCCCAATGA
- a CDS encoding molybdate ABC transporter permease subunit, whose product MDFLGILAQPETINPLRLTLKALAASGVLHLVGGVLIAYYLTSGKGPLRSAVDFLVTLPLVFPPVATGFILLMLLGRAGWLGQYSPVDIVFNFPGVVLASFVSGLPLMVKPVEAALRGDVRRLGEISQVLGKNDWQTFWLVLLPNIRRNVTAGWFLALGRSLGEVGVTLMLGGNIIGKTNTLSLEIYNAVFSGEFDRAMVLAVVIGLFSLTIFAALKKLSAV is encoded by the coding sequence ATGGATTTCCTCGGAATACTGGCCCAGCCGGAAACCATCAACCCACTCCGGCTCACTCTGAAGGCGCTGGCCGCTTCCGGCGTCCTGCACCTGGTGGGCGGCGTGCTCATCGCCTACTACCTGACATCAGGCAAGGGACCGTTGCGCTCGGCCGTGGATTTCCTGGTCACGCTGCCCCTGGTCTTTCCGCCCGTGGCCACCGGGTTCATCCTGCTCATGCTCCTGGGCCGGGCCGGATGGCTCGGGCAGTACTCGCCGGTGGACATCGTCTTCAACTTCCCGGGCGTGGTCCTGGCGTCTTTCGTGTCCGGGCTGCCGCTCATGGTCAAGCCCGTGGAGGCCGCCCTCAGGGGCGATGTGCGCAGGCTGGGAGAGATATCCCAGGTCCTGGGCAAAAACGATTGGCAAACCTTCTGGCTGGTGCTGCTGCCCAACATCCGGCGCAACGTGACCGCGGGCTGGTTCCTGGCCCTCGGGCGATCCCTCGGCGAGGTCGGCGTCACGCTCATGCTCGGCGGCAACATCATCGGCAAGACGAACACCCTGTCCCTTGAAATCTACAACGCGGTCTTCAGCGGCGAATTCGATCGCGCCATGGTCCTGGCCGTGGTCATCGGCCTGTTCTCGCTGACCATCTTCGCCGCCCTGAAGAAACTATCCGCAGTCTAG
- a CDS encoding glutamate synthase-related protein — protein sequence MLPERPITPSTLSRKDLPWQIKWDINTCTKCGRCTSVCPVNAIELGVFRKRDVRPPMGLNAKPTTEFSTYYGIRQRTDPAYACIGCAMCNMVCPNNAIEPNRQYDSTTLEFQNNRGGQPRTRGGRRNNSESLLDQIKFIRISMLTDPALDAGRHEFDVRTLLGRVLSPEAEIKCYRENGWKPPVREIYPLVIGGMSFGALSPNMWEGLQMGVAYLNEEMNMPVRMCTGEGGCPPRLLRSRFLKYVILQIASGYFGWDEIIHAIPEMKEDPCAIEIKYGQGAKPGDGGLLMWYKVNKLIAAIRGVPKGVSLPSPPTHQTKYSIEEAVAKMIQSMSMAWGFRVPVYPKISASSTSLAVLNNLVRNPYAAGLAIDGEDGGTGAAYNVSMNHMGHPIASNLRDCYKALCVAGAQNEIPLIAGGGIGKHGNLAANAAALIMLGASMVQIGKYVMQAGAGCLGSEKDRCNVCNIGVCPKGITSQDPRVYRRLDPEKVAERVVDFYLSFDTELRKVFAPLGRSTSLPVGMSDALGISDKDAADRLDIKYVI from the coding sequence ATGCTCCCAGAAAGACCCATTACGCCCTCAACTTTAAGCCGCAAGGACCTGCCCTGGCAGATCAAGTGGGACATCAACACCTGCACCAAGTGCGGCCGGTGTACTTCGGTCTGTCCCGTCAACGCCATTGAGCTGGGCGTGTTCCGCAAGCGGGACGTCAGGCCGCCCATGGGCCTCAACGCCAAGCCGACCACGGAATTCTCCACTTATTACGGCATCCGTCAGCGCACGGACCCGGCCTATGCCTGCATCGGCTGCGCCATGTGCAACATGGTCTGCCCGAACAACGCCATCGAGCCGAACCGTCAGTACGATTCCACCACGCTCGAGTTCCAGAACAACCGTGGCGGCCAGCCCCGGACCCGCGGCGGACGCAGGAACAATTCCGAATCCTTGCTCGATCAGATCAAGTTCATCCGCATCTCCATGCTCACGGACCCGGCGCTCGACGCGGGCCGTCACGAATTCGACGTGCGCACCCTGCTCGGCAGGGTTCTCTCGCCCGAGGCCGAGATCAAGTGCTACCGCGAGAACGGCTGGAAACCGCCGGTTCGCGAAATCTATCCCCTGGTCATCGGCGGTATGTCCTTCGGCGCGCTTTCTCCGAATATGTGGGAAGGGCTCCAGATGGGCGTGGCCTACCTCAACGAGGAAATGAACATGCCGGTGCGCATGTGCACGGGCGAGGGCGGCTGTCCGCCGCGCCTGCTGCGTTCCCGCTTCCTCAAGTACGTCATTCTCCAGATCGCATCGGGGTATTTCGGTTGGGACGAGATCATCCACGCCATCCCCGAGATGAAGGAAGACCCCTGCGCCATCGAGATCAAGTACGGCCAGGGAGCCAAGCCCGGCGACGGCGGCCTGCTCATGTGGTACAAGGTGAACAAACTCATCGCCGCCATCCGCGGCGTGCCCAAGGGCGTTTCCCTGCCCAGCCCGCCCACGCACCAGACCAAGTATTCCATTGAAGAGGCCGTGGCCAAGATGATCCAGTCCATGTCCATGGCCTGGGGCTTCCGCGTGCCGGTCTATCCCAAGATATCGGCTTCCTCCACCTCGCTCGCCGTGCTCAACAACCTGGTCCGCAATCCCTATGCGGCGGGTCTGGCCATCGACGGCGAGGACGGCGGTACGGGCGCGGCCTACAACGTGTCCATGAACCACATGGGCCATCCCATCGCCTCCAATCTGCGCGACTGCTACAAGGCGCTCTGCGTGGCCGGAGCCCAGAACGAGATTCCGCTCATCGCGGGCGGCGGCATCGGCAAACACGGCAATCTGGCCGCCAACGCCGCAGCCCTTATCATGCTCGGCGCGTCCATGGTCCAGATCGGCAAGTATGTCATGCAGGCGGGCGCGGGTTGCCTCGGCAGCGAAAAGGACCGTTGCAACGTCTGCAACATCGGCGTCTGCCCCAAGGGCATCACCTCCCAGGACCCGAGGGTCTACCGCCGTCTCGATCCCGAAAAGGTCGCCGAACGGGTGGTGGACTTCTACCTGAGCTTCGACACGGAACTGCGTAAGGTCTTCGCGCCCCTCGGCCGCTCCACATCCCTGCCCGTCGGCATGTCCGACGCATTGGGCATCTCGGACAAGGACGCTGCGGACCGCCTGGACATCAAGTACGTTATCTAA
- the mltA gene encoding murein transglycosylase A, with translation MFTLLAAGCAKETPPPPAAVSETPAYAPLSEREARGLVAQLSVKAQNLGSWTALRPGIEANLRYIRTRSRDAVCVRRPGLVLTWGQLYDSVSELASMLDQLDHAPNLLAERFSWFKLEPGTLLTGYYEPWLKASLTQDKDYKYPLYGVPGDLKVADLGQFHPRWAGQKLIYRVDGDRIEPYYDRSAIDGLGALEGGGDEIAWAADPVDVFFLQIQGSGRLDLPDGTYKHILYGGKNGRQYVSIGRVLIDKGFVPKEEMSMQRIRKFLNENPDVARDILFRNPSYVFFRLADEGPFGSINAILTPRVSVAVDRSMIPLGSVVALQTALMDYETGGSEPFFSLVLAQDTGGAIQGTRMDLFCGTGEEAEHLAGHLQEGAVVYMPLSKRVLATLPGDSQ, from the coding sequence GTGTTTACGCTCTTGGCTGCCGGTTGCGCCAAGGAAACGCCTCCGCCTCCCGCCGCCGTATCCGAGACCCCGGCCTATGCGCCGCTGAGCGAGCGAGAGGCCCGCGGCCTGGTGGCCCAACTTTCGGTCAAGGCGCAGAATCTCGGCTCCTGGACGGCCCTACGGCCTGGGATTGAGGCGAATTTGCGCTACATCCGCACCCGTTCGCGGGACGCGGTCTGCGTCAGGCGGCCCGGTTTGGTCCTGACCTGGGGGCAGTTGTACGACTCGGTGAGCGAACTCGCTTCCATGCTCGATCAACTCGACCACGCGCCGAACCTGCTGGCTGAGCGGTTTTCCTGGTTCAAGCTTGAGCCCGGGACGCTCCTGACAGGCTATTACGAGCCTTGGCTCAAAGCTTCCCTCACCCAGGACAAGGATTACAAATACCCGTTGTACGGTGTTCCCGGCGACCTCAAGGTGGCCGATCTGGGCCAGTTCCACCCGCGTTGGGCGGGGCAGAAACTCATCTACCGCGTGGACGGCGACCGTATCGAGCCGTATTACGACCGTTCCGCCATCGACGGATTGGGCGCGCTGGAAGGAGGAGGCGACGAGATCGCCTGGGCCGCGGACCCGGTGGACGTGTTCTTTCTGCAGATTCAGGGGTCCGGCAGGCTTGACCTGCCCGACGGCACATACAAGCATATCCTGTACGGCGGCAAAAACGGCCGCCAATACGTTTCCATAGGCCGCGTGCTCATCGACAAGGGGTTTGTCCCCAAGGAGGAGATGAGTATGCAGCGCATCCGCAAGTTCCTGAACGAAAACCCGGATGTAGCCAGGGATATTCTGTTTCGGAACCCGAGCTACGTCTTTTTCAGGCTGGCCGACGAGGGGCCGTTCGGTTCCATCAACGCCATCCTGACCCCGCGGGTCAGCGTGGCCGTCGACCGGAGCATGATCCCGCTCGGGAGCGTGGTTGCTCTCCAGACGGCGCTCATGGACTACGAAACCGGCGGGTCTGAGCCTTTCTTTTCCCTTGTCCTTGCGCAGGACACGGGCGGGGCCATCCAGGGCACGCGCATGGATCTTTTCTGCGGCACGGGCGAGGAGGCCGAGCATCTGGCCGGTCATCTCCAGGAAGGGGCCGTGGTTTACATGCCCCTGAGCAAGCGCGTCCTCGCGACCCTGCCCGGCGATTCCCAATAA
- a CDS encoding Rossmann-like domain-containing protein: MKTILETVHERALELWTKEDILNESITVTAAPLSVKDAIGTPEGNDFPIQKGKEKLMEANFRGARGQAFTDHYGNYSGTLARIAELPLDDNFHRAVFVSTTNAVCSSLGLTGNTVHCRDKGPAECAKGVFRYIDERYGKCRVTIIGFQPALAQAVNAETDVRLVDLDPDNIGQTKRGVLVEGGETSADAIDWADLLLVTGTTLANGTIDMFLTGKPVLFYGTTIAGAAALMGFDRYCPQSS, translated from the coding sequence ATGAAAACCATACTCGAAACAGTGCATGAACGAGCCCTCGAACTCTGGACCAAAGAAGATATCCTGAACGAGAGCATCACCGTGACCGCCGCCCCCCTGAGCGTGAAGGACGCCATCGGAACCCCCGAAGGGAACGACTTCCCCATCCAAAAAGGCAAGGAAAAACTCATGGAGGCCAATTTCCGGGGAGCGCGTGGCCAGGCGTTCACCGATCACTACGGCAACTATTCCGGCACATTGGCCCGAATCGCCGAGCTTCCCCTGGACGACAACTTCCACCGCGCCGTGTTCGTCTCCACCACCAATGCCGTATGCAGCTCCCTGGGGTTAACCGGAAACACGGTCCACTGCCGCGACAAAGGCCCCGCCGAATGCGCCAAGGGCGTCTTCCGGTACATCGACGAGCGGTACGGCAAATGCCGCGTCACCATCATTGGATTCCAGCCCGCGCTGGCCCAGGCCGTGAACGCGGAAACCGACGTGAGGCTGGTGGATCTGGACCCTGACAACATAGGGCAAACCAAACGCGGCGTGCTGGTGGAAGGCGGGGAGACATCCGCCGACGCCATCGACTGGGCCGACCTGTTGCTCGTCACCGGCACGACCCTGGCCAACGGCACCATCGACATGTTCCTCACAGGCAAACCCGTGCTGTTCTACGGCACGACCATAGCCGGAGCGGCCGCACTCATGGGATTTGATCGCTACTGTCCGCAGAGCAGCTAG
- a CDS encoding type II toxin-antitoxin system HicB family antitoxin, whose translation MQYVALFEEEKHGFSATFPDFPECTSFGEDLDEAVDNAHEALAMFVEERLEGGEVLPESTNKKVLLAQPDNQGKKAINISVEGDGSDFEEFEMVMHVHLLGRIEKYCREYGVSPADFLSAASRMALKNDIFAS comes from the coding sequence ATGCAGTATGTAGCGTTGTTCGAAGAGGAAAAACACGGCTTTTCCGCGACATTCCCTGATTTCCCGGAATGCACCAGCTTTGGTGAGGATTTGGACGAAGCCGTGGATAATGCCCACGAAGCTCTGGCGATGTTCGTTGAAGAGCGGCTTGAGGGCGGCGAAGTCCTTCCCGAGTCCACGAATAAGAAGGTTTTGCTTGCTCAACCCGATAACCAGGGCAAAAAGGCGATCAATATCTCGGTTGAAGGGGATGGCAGCGACTTCGAAGAGTTTGAAATGGTCATGCACGTTCATCTTTTGGGCAGAATTGAGAAATATTGCCGGGAATATGGAGTTTCGCCAGCCGATTTTCTTTCCGCTGCGTCGAGAATGGCGCTCAAGAACGATATTTTCGCCTCCTGA
- a CDS encoding transporter substrate-binding domain-containing protein, protein MKRIITIVAVLSVLLCAAMSAQAADIELAKKSTLEQIVQRGTLRVGLEAGYMPFEMTDKKGNIVGFDVDMVREMAKAMGVKLELINTAWDGIIPGLLSGKYDLIASGMTINQERNLKVNFATPYIVVGQTALVSAKSADKIKSWKDLNQKDVVITSKLGTTGEQAAKRLFPKATYKSFEMEDQAMLETMNGKADATVYDLPMTSIFYTQHGKEAGMKFLDEPFTYEPLGWAINKGDPDFLNWLNNFIVQIKNDGRYERIYNKWFGSNEWYNDVQ, encoded by the coding sequence ATGAAACGCATCATTACCATCGTGGCCGTACTGTCCGTGCTGCTTTGCGCCGCAATGTCCGCACAGGCTGCCGACATCGAACTCGCCAAAAAATCCACCCTGGAGCAGATCGTCCAGCGCGGCACCCTGCGCGTCGGCCTCGAAGCAGGCTACATGCCCTTCGAGATGACCGACAAGAAGGGCAACATCGTCGGCTTCGACGTCGACATGGTCAGGGAAATGGCCAAGGCCATGGGCGTCAAGCTCGAACTCATCAACACCGCCTGGGACGGCATCATCCCCGGCCTGCTCTCCGGCAAGTACGACCTCATCGCCTCCGGCATGACCATCAACCAGGAGCGCAACCTCAAGGTCAACTTCGCCACGCCGTACATCGTCGTCGGCCAGACCGCGCTGGTATCCGCGAAATCCGCCGACAAGATCAAATCCTGGAAGGACCTGAACCAGAAGGACGTCGTCATCACCTCCAAGCTCGGCACCACCGGTGAACAGGCCGCCAAACGCCTCTTTCCCAAGGCCACCTACAAGTCTTTTGAAATGGAAGACCAGGCCATGCTGGAGACCATGAACGGCAAAGCCGACGCCACCGTCTACGACCTGCCCATGACTTCCATCTTCTACACCCAGCACGGCAAGGAAGCCGGCATGAAGTTCCTGGACGAGCCCTTCACCTACGAGCCGCTCGGATGGGCCATCAACAAGGGCGACCCGGATTTCCTGAACTGGCTGAACAACTTCATCGTCCAGATCAAGAACGACGGCCGTTACGAGCGGATCTACAACAAGTGGTTCGGCTCCAACGAATGGTACAACGACGTCCAGTAA
- a CDS encoding FAD-dependent oxidoreductase — protein MAKKIQRINGHENGVRVESRILEERIQNAVRQGARRLEIDAMGQHGIGGRLWISKEEPISVTITGSPGQRIGSKGFPGTTIEVMGPASDDVAWLNAGAEVIVHGNASNGVCNAMAQGKVFIAGNIGSRGMTMTKTNPRFDAPELWVLGSVGDYFAEFMAGGTAVVCGHEAQNPGNIIGYRPCVGMVGGRIFVRGPIDGFSQSDALMEPIDDPTWAWLTEHIEQFLKKIKRSRLLKRLTRREEWQLIRAKTPFEKKGRVRRAMHDFRVNVWDAELGRGGIIGDLTDLDRSPVPLIVHGDLRRRVPVWENRKYMAPCQASCPTGMPVQKRWQLVRDGLVDEAVDLALAYTPFPATVCGYLCPNLCMDGCTRSTQQNMAAVDITKLGREGHKSKIPALPPLSGKRVAVIGGGPAGISVAWQIRMKGHEAVVFDMAKTLGGKIASAIPYTRVPREVVEKEIERAAKVIPHVHLQQQLKTKEFEELREEYDFVILAVGAQKPRMIPVPGHERIIPALTFLQEVKKGEMRSGKRVVIIGAGNVGCDVATVSASVGAEDITLIDIQEPASFGKERKEAEAVGARFKWPCFTKEITEEGVLLQSGELLPADTVIMSIGDQPDVEFLPDNIALDRGHIVVNDDYQTTDSRVFAIGDAVRPGLLTHAIGHGRRAAEVIDDIFNNRRPQSDTREMIDYTRMTLEYFDPRVIEFSDANQCGAECSSCGSCRDCYICDTLCPQNAIRRNELPDGGFERVVDPDKCIACGFCADACPCGIWDMKNPAPME, from the coding sequence ATGGCTAAGAAAATACAGCGCATAAACGGACACGAGAACGGTGTCCGCGTGGAATCCCGCATCCTGGAGGAGCGCATCCAGAACGCGGTCCGTCAGGGGGCGCGCCGGTTGGAGATTGACGCCATGGGCCAGCACGGCATCGGAGGCAGGCTCTGGATTTCCAAGGAAGAGCCCATTTCCGTGACCATTACCGGCTCCCCGGGCCAGCGCATCGGCTCCAAGGGGTTCCCGGGCACGACCATTGAGGTAATGGGGCCCGCCTCGGACGACGTGGCCTGGCTGAACGCGGGCGCGGAAGTCATCGTTCACGGCAACGCCTCCAACGGCGTGTGCAACGCCATGGCGCAGGGCAAGGTCTTCATCGCGGGCAATATCGGCTCGCGCGGCATGACCATGACCAAGACCAACCCCCGTTTCGACGCGCCCGAATTGTGGGTGCTCGGCTCGGTGGGCGACTACTTCGCCGAATTCATGGCCGGAGGCACCGCCGTAGTCTGCGGCCACGAGGCCCAGAACCCCGGCAACATCATCGGCTACCGTCCCTGCGTGGGCATGGTCGGAGGCCGCATCTTCGTGCGCGGCCCCATCGACGGTTTCTCCCAGTCCGATGCCCTCATGGAGCCCATCGATGACCCCACCTGGGCGTGGCTGACCGAACATATCGAGCAGTTCCTCAAGAAGATCAAGCGGTCGCGTCTCCTGAAACGGTTGACCCGGCGCGAGGAGTGGCAGCTCATCCGGGCCAAGACCCCCTTTGAGAAAAAAGGCAGGGTTCGCCGCGCCATGCACGACTTCCGGGTCAATGTATGGGACGCCGAACTCGGCAGGGGCGGCATCATCGGCGACCTGACCGATCTCGACCGTTCCCCTGTCCCGCTTATCGTTCACGGCGATCTTCGCCGCCGCGTGCCTGTCTGGGAGAACCGCAAGTACATGGCGCCGTGCCAGGCCAGTTGTCCCACGGGTATGCCCGTGCAGAAACGCTGGCAGTTGGTCCGCGACGGGCTGGTGGACGAGGCCGTGGACCTCGCCCTGGCCTACACGCCGTTCCCGGCTACGGTTTGCGGCTATCTTTGTCCGAACCTGTGCATGGACGGCTGCACTCGGTCCACCCAGCAGAACATGGCGGCAGTGGACATCACCAAGCTCGGCCGGGAAGGGCACAAGTCCAAGATTCCGGCCCTGCCGCCCCTGTCCGGCAAGCGCGTCGCCGTCATCGGCGGCGGCCCAGCCGGTATATCCGTGGCGTGGCAGATTCGCATGAAGGGCCATGAAGCCGTCGTCTTCGACATGGCCAAGACCCTGGGCGGCAAGATCGCCTCGGCCATTCCCTATACCCGCGTGCCCAGGGAGGTCGTGGAAAAGGAGATCGAGCGCGCCGCCAAGGTCATTCCCCATGTCCATCTGCAACAGCAGCTCAAGACCAAGGAGTTCGAGGAGCTTCGCGAGGAGTACGACTTCGTGATCCTGGCCGTGGGCGCGCAGAAGCCGCGCATGATACCCGTGCCCGGCCATGAGCGTATCATTCCGGCCCTGACTTTCCTCCAGGAGGTGAAGAAGGGCGAGATGCGCTCCGGCAAGCGCGTGGTCATCATCGGCGCGGGCAACGTGGGCTGCGACGTGGCCACCGTGTCCGCCTCCGTGGGCGCCGAGGACATCACCCTCATCGACATCCAGGAACCCGCCTCCTTCGGCAAGGAGCGCAAGGAGGCCGAAGCCGTGGGCGCGCGTTTCAAGTGGCCCTGCTTCACCAAGGAGATCACCGAAGAGGGCGTCCTGCTCCAGTCCGGGGAACTGCTCCCGGCGGATACGGTCATCATGTCCATCGGCGATCAGCCGGACGTGGAATTCCTGCCGGACAACATCGCCCTGGACCGCGGCCACATAGTGGTCAACGACGACTATCAGACCACCGATTCCCGCGTCTTCGCCATCGGCGACGCCGTGAGGCCCGGTCTGTTGACCCATGCCATCGGACACGGACGCCGCGCCGCCGAAGTGATCGACGACATCTTCAACAACCGCCGCCCGCAAAGCGACACCCGCGAGATGATCGATTACACCCGCATGACGCTCGAATACTTCGATCCGCGCGTTATCGAGTTCAGCGACGCCAATCAATGCGGCGCGGAATGCTCCAGTTGCGGCTCCTGCCGCGACTGTTACATCTGCGACACGCTTTGTCCGCAGAACGCCATCAGGCGCAATGAGCTGCCCGACGGCGGTTTCGAGCGGGTCGTGGACCCCGACAAGTGCATCGCCTGCGGGTTCTGCGCCGACGCCTGTCCCTGTGGTATCTGGGACATGAAAAATCCGGCCCCCATGGAATAG
- a CDS encoding DUF922 domain-containing Zn-dependent protease gives MMKRLSVALAALLLTAVPALADVVRTVSTEYYLVEGLVPSTIARNLRHSSPLNEGSKAYQANTRTDISTSYEIKQEGGQCRVTNVVVHLHLTYLYPRLKHSVDFDTRKWWKKFYRKLENHELIHGEISTKAAHEISDTLENLPPGDCDNFKKEVRAEIRRLMDRMKQDQIDYDRLTQHGLKQERNMGRYP, from the coding sequence ATGATGAAACGACTGTCCGTCGCCCTTGCAGCCCTTCTCCTCACAGCCGTCCCGGCCCTGGCCGACGTGGTGCGCACCGTGTCCACGGAATACTATCTGGTGGAAGGCCTTGTGCCCTCGACCATAGCCCGAAACCTCAGGCACAGCTCCCCCCTGAACGAAGGGAGCAAGGCATACCAGGCCAACACACGGACCGACATCAGCACTTCCTACGAGATCAAACAGGAGGGAGGGCAATGCAGGGTCACAAACGTGGTCGTGCATCTCCACCTGACCTACCTCTATCCCCGGCTCAAGCACAGCGTGGACTTCGATACCCGAAAATGGTGGAAGAAATTCTACCGCAAGCTTGAGAACCACGAACTCATTCACGGCGAGATATCCACCAAGGCCGCGCATGAAATCAGCGACACCCTGGAAAACCTTCCGCCCGGCGACTGCGACAACTTCAAGAAAGAGGTCAGAGCCGAAATCCGGCGGCTCATGGACAGGATGAAACAGGATCAGATCGACTACGACAGACTGACCCAGCACGGCCTCAAACAAGAACGGAATATGGGCCGCTATCCTTAG
- a CDS encoding glutamate synthase, translating into MCRLFALTSRDPVSPMRAIDALNVMKEGHDGSGVGLFLSGLGGPWEELKEYPILSGIFTDEGLSRMSDYMTKNGFQPKYSATFTPDVEPPAGTPRRGAYASIAFKIPDGWKGMAEEQVSQNLVRMRLGLRAMGEESGDIMVFSFWPDTIMIKEVGDPLAMADYLKLDREELQARHILAQGRQNTNYAINLYACHPFFIEGISTMTNGENTAFVPIREYLMSRGVTGYQGYQSDSEVFTHIAHYTTKRLRLDISAYKHVITPMNDDEMRDHPDREFLSDLKRACRKLIIDGPNCVIGCLPDGSMFMAQDRKKFRPGVVGGNPELGIYGFSSEICGLNAAIPDRDRTKDFQPMHLDTAIVGPDCREVLQCSQKDPLRPQL; encoded by the coding sequence ATGTGCCGTTTGTTTGCGCTCACAAGCCGTGACCCTGTGTCACCCATGCGCGCCATCGATGCCCTGAACGTCATGAAGGAAGGGCACGACGGCTCCGGCGTGGGATTGTTCCTGAGCGGTCTGGGAGGACCGTGGGAGGAACTCAAGGAATACCCCATCCTGTCCGGCATCTTTACCGACGAGGGGCTTTCGCGGATGTCCGACTACATGACCAAGAACGGGTTCCAGCCCAAGTATTCCGCGACGTTCACCCCTGATGTGGAACCGCCTGCCGGGACGCCCCGGCGCGGCGCCTACGCCTCCATCGCCTTTAAGATTCCCGACGGGTGGAAGGGCATGGCCGAGGAGCAGGTGAGTCAGAATCTGGTCCGGATGCGCCTGGGCCTGCGGGCCATGGGCGAGGAGTCCGGCGACATCATGGTCTTCTCCTTCTGGCCCGACACCATAATGATAAAGGAAGTGGGCGACCCGCTCGCCATGGCCGACTATCTCAAACTCGACCGCGAGGAGCTCCAGGCCCGCCATATCCTGGCGCAGGGCAGGCAGAACACCAACTACGCCATCAACCTGTACGCCTGCCATCCCTTCTTTATCGAAGGCATTTCCACCATGACCAACGGCGAGAACACCGCCTTCGTGCCCATCCGCGAATACCTCATGTCGCGCGGGGTCACGGGGTATCAGGGCTATCAGTCCGACTCCGAGGTGTTTACCCACATCGCCCATTACACCACCAAGCGGCTGAGGCTCGACATCAGCGCCTACAAGCACGTCATCACTCCCATGAATGACGACGAGATGCGCGATCACCCGGACCGCGAATTCCTGTCCGATCTCAAGCGCGCCTGCCGCAAGCTGATTATCGACGGCCCCAACTGCGTCATCGGCTGTCTGCCCGACGGCTCCATGTTCATGGCGCAGGACCGCAAGAAGTTCCGGCCCGGCGTGGTCGGCGGCAATCCAGAGCTCGGCATTTACGGGTTTTCCTCCGAGATATGCGGGCTTAACGCCGCCATCCCCGATCGTGACAGGACCAAGGATTTTCAACCCATGCATCTCGACACGGCGATCGTCGGACCCGATTGCCGGGAGGTTCTCCAATGCTCCCAGAAAGACCCATTACGCCCTCAACTTTAA